In the Sedimentisphaera cyanobacteriorum genome, CAGTGTTTATTTTGATTCTCATTTGGTTTTATCTCAGCAATTTGCGGTTCGCTTCTTCTACCAGCAGTTTCATTTGCTTTATTGCAATCTCGTTTAGTCTTTCAAGTCTTTCATTTTGCGGCAGGCGTTCAGATATAAACAGAGCATTAAGATTTTCTAAATTTGCCAAACATACCAGCTGAATCACATTAGCATTATCACGGATATCTCCCTTCTCATCCGGGTTGGCTTTCTGCCATTGTGCGGAGGTCATTCCGAAAAGGGCAACATTTAAAACATCTGCTTCGCTTGCATATAGAAAAGAGGCCTGTTTCTTATCAATCTGCTGCGGTATCAGGTGCTCCTTAATCGCATCAGTATGTATGCGGTAGTTGATTTTAGTTAGGCTTCGTTTAACCGACCAATCCAGCTCTTGCGTCTGGTTTTCTTTGAGCCGCTGAAATTCCTTCAGCAGATAAAATTTGAATTCTACCGACACCCAGGACGCAAATTCTAACGCTATATCTGCGTGTGCAAATGTGCCGCCATATCTGCCCGGTTTGGACTGAAGGCCTATCGCATTTGTTGAATCTATCCATTTCTTGGGCGAAAGCACGAAATGATTATAGCCGGCCTGATTCCTAAACTGGTCGAATTCGACCAGTTTGAAGTTTTGATTGTGGATTCGCTCCCACAGCCCAAGAAGCTCAATCGTATTTTTGCTCCTCATCCAGTTTTTAATGATATCGGCTGGCGAGTCGGGGTTTTTGTATTTTGCAATATCTGTTATCGAGATGTAGTTCTCACGGTCAACATTGTAAAGCATTATTTCACTGCCGGATACATTGATTTTCTTCATAAATCATTCTCCATGCTTTTATTTTAAGCACGCTGAAACCTGCTATGAACCTCGTTCAAAAACCCGCTCAATATATAATATCGAAAAACAAAACGCAATGCAAAAACACCGCAATCAGCTCGCAAAACCCATTGCCGTAAACGTATTCATCCCCGCCGGCGAGCGTTTCGCCCGAATCGGTCGTGGTGAGCTACTTCACGCATCGTCCGAGGCCGGGTGAGTATGCACGGTTTGGCTCCTTATGCGAAAAAAGCCATCGCCACACAGCGGAGCAGCTCTTAGCTGCCCGCCATAATCCTAATGGAAAAAGCAGCGTGGGTGAGAAGCGTACGCCTTGCGGCGTTACGCTGTGCGTCCCAGCATCTTCGCAAATCCGACTGATGTATGCCGGCGAGCCGGCCAAGCTTCCCACAATCCTGCGCCCCAACGCATCATATTTGTACTGAATCACTCATCCTCCAGAAGATGCATTTTACTCTCTTTTATACATATCTCAACAGCTGCAATTTCATAATGAATATTAACAGCTGCTCCAATTTTTTCTTTCTTTACTCCATTGCCTGCCGGGTTTCCAAATAAGTTCAAAACTTTCATTTTCTGACAAAGCTCTGAGCACCGGAAGAATAAAATCTTTTATTTTGTCTGCTGCTGATGGAAAAGATATCTCTTTTAGGCTATTTTTTGAGATAAAGCATCCCACTGGCTCTGTTTCAATTTGTCTTCATAGAATTCTCTGGTAAAAGATGTAGGCAGTTCTTCGGGGATTGCTGTACCTCTTCGCCTAAATGTGTTTTGAATCGCCTGAGCTAACAGTTTGCCGTCGAATTCAAATTTTCCGGCAAGCTGATACACATCGTAAAAATCTTTCATACGGCTGTTCGCAAACCCCAGAGTTACCATTGCTTCAATCTTTTCAGCTACTGCCAGCTCA is a window encoding:
- a CDS encoding KilA-N domain-containing protein, whose translation is MKKINVSGSEIMLYNVDRENYISITDIAKYKNPDSPADIIKNWMRSKNTIELLGLWERIHNQNFKLVEFDQFRNQAGYNHFVLSPKKWIDSTNAIGLQSKPGRYGGTFAHADIALEFASWVSVEFKFYLLKEFQRLKENQTQELDWSVKRSLTKINYRIHTDAIKEHLIPQQIDKKQASFLYASEADVLNVALFGMTSAQWQKANPDEKGDIRDNANVIQLVCLANLENLNALFISERLPQNERLERLNEIAIKQMKLLVEEANRKLLR